Proteins co-encoded in one Deltaproteobacteria bacterium genomic window:
- a CDS encoding tRNA-dihydrouridine synthase family protein: MRSSLSDFLKTPLAVGRATLDSRLVLAPMAGLGHVAFREVLAGFGGFGCMVSEMCNARAVPGENRHVSPVFRWRDEEAGRLAIQIFGGEPEAMAAAARRIEAEGLLGVDINMGCSVAALCKKGYGAALLKDPERAVAIVRAVRRAVACPVMVKFRSGWENAPDLAVDLARRFEDAGADLLTFHPRVAPDRRSRPPKWAHIAAVVRAVSIPVLGNGNVFSVADCARMLDETGCAGAAIGRMAIARPWMFAELTTGFAPDSDIFETTALAVINRVWTHFEPTRAIKLYKKYAIYLAANFVYGHSLWPALVRGGTRAEMEDNARRVLGPRPQVATTPNAFLFTA, from the coding sequence ATGCGCTCCTCCTTGTCCGATTTTCTGAAAACGCCCCTGGCCGTTGGCCGCGCGACGCTCGATTCTCGCCTGGTGCTCGCGCCCATGGCCGGGCTGGGGCATGTCGCCTTCCGTGAGGTTCTGGCCGGATTCGGCGGCTTTGGCTGCATGGTGTCCGAAATGTGCAACGCCCGCGCCGTGCCCGGCGAGAACCGCCATGTGTCGCCGGTTTTTCGTTGGCGCGACGAGGAAGCGGGGCGTTTGGCCATCCAGATTTTCGGCGGCGAACCCGAGGCCATGGCCGCGGCCGCCCGGCGCATCGAGGCCGAGGGGCTTTTGGGGGTGGACATCAACATGGGCTGCTCGGTCGCGGCCCTGTGCAAGAAGGGCTACGGAGCCGCGCTGCTGAAAGACCCGGAGCGCGCCGTGGCCATTGTCCGGGCCGTGCGTCGGGCCGTGGCCTGTCCGGTCATGGTCAAGTTTCGCAGCGGCTGGGAAAACGCGCCGGACCTGGCCGTGGATCTGGCCCGGCGTTTCGAGGACGCGGGCGCGGACCTGTTGACCTTCCATCCGCGCGTGGCCCCGGACCGCCGCTCCCGGCCGCCCAAATGGGCGCACATCGCGGCCGTGGTCCGGGCCGTGTCCATTCCCGTTCTCGGCAACGGTAATGTTTTTTCCGTCGCCGACTGCGCGCGCATGCTGGATGAAACCGGGTGCGCCGGGGCTGCCATCGGCCGCATGGCCATTGCCCGGCCTTGGATGTTCGCCGAACTGACGACTGGTTTCGCGCCTGATTCGGATATCTTCGAGACAACAGCCCTGGCCGTCATCAACCGCGTCTGGACCCATTTCGAACCCACCCGCGCCATCAAACTGTACAAGAAATACGCCATCTATCTGGCCGCCAATTTCGTCTACGGCCACAGCCTGTGGCCCGCCCTGGTCCGGGGCGGGACGCGGGCCGAGATGGAGGACAACGCCCGGCGTGTGCTGGGCCCGCGTCCCCAGGTCGCGACCACTCCCAACGCCTTTTTGTTCACCGCCTGA
- a CDS encoding DEAD/DEAH box helicase has translation MRCRIAHKLFLSDIPEPIKVQIVADLTVENPKWLENLKMGRTNYKVSRHLKFFSTRTNGGLIVPRGYGEQLARICAGHGETVDYEDDRRVLPDVDFRFSGELRPYQDQACARMLRRRFGTLCAPTGAGKTVCGLYLIAQRRQPALIIVHTRDLAMQWVERIEQFLDIPARKVGMIGGGRDKVGEAVTVATVQSVYSRAKELKKRIGHIVVDECHRAPSRTFTAAVTSFDCAYSLGLSATPYRRDGLTQLIFWHMGEMHARVDPEALMDSGAILRPEIRVRETSFTTERDASEEYGRIIADLTEDAARNTLIVDELAREIQGGQGVSLVLSDRKSHCRALQELLLARHGLDGVELTGDTPLPERKRLVERIQTGGVRAVFATGQLIGEGFDASNLTTLFLATPVKFSGRLVQYLGRVLRPGAGKVQPRVYDFVDSRVGVLEAAARARAEVYAGLTTSGSRNG, from the coding sequence ATGCGCTGCCGGATCGCCCACAAGCTGTTCTTGTCCGACATTCCCGAGCCCATCAAAGTCCAGATCGTGGCCGATCTGACCGTGGAAAATCCAAAATGGCTGGAAAATCTGAAGATGGGCCGGACCAACTACAAGGTTTCCCGGCATCTGAAATTTTTTTCCACCCGCACGAACGGCGGCCTCATCGTTCCGCGCGGCTACGGCGAGCAGCTGGCCCGGATCTGCGCCGGGCACGGCGAGACCGTGGACTATGAGGACGACCGCCGGGTATTGCCGGACGTGGATTTTCGGTTCAGCGGGGAACTGCGTCCCTATCAGGACCAGGCCTGCGCCCGTATGCTGCGCCGGCGTTTCGGCACCCTCTGCGCCCCGACCGGGGCGGGCAAGACCGTGTGCGGCCTGTATCTCATCGCCCAACGCCGCCAGCCCGCGCTGATCATTGTCCATACCCGCGATCTGGCCATGCAGTGGGTGGAGCGCATCGAGCAGTTTTTGGACATCCCGGCCCGCAAGGTGGGCATGATCGGCGGCGGCCGGGACAAGGTCGGCGAGGCCGTGACCGTGGCCACGGTCCAGTCCGTGTACAGCCGGGCCAAGGAGCTCAAAAAGCGCATCGGGCACATCGTGGTCGACGAATGCCACCGCGCCCCGAGCCGGACCTTTACCGCCGCCGTGACCAGTTTTGACTGCGCCTATTCCCTGGGCCTTTCGGCCACCCCGTACCGCCGCGACGGCCTGACGCAACTCATTTTCTGGCACATGGGCGAGATGCACGCCCGTGTCGACCCCGAGGCCTTGATGGACAGCGGGGCCATTCTGCGTCCGGAAATCCGGGTCCGGGAAACCAGCTTCACGACGGAGCGCGATGCTTCCGAGGAATACGGGCGGATTATCGCCGACCTGACCGAGGACGCGGCCCGCAACACGCTCATCGTCGATGAGCTGGCTCGGGAAATTCAAGGCGGCCAGGGCGTGAGCCTCGTGCTGTCCGACCGCAAGAGCCATTGCCGCGCGCTTCAGGAACTGTTGCTCGCACGGCATGGCCTTGATGGCGTGGAACTGACGGGAGACACGCCGCTGCCTGAGCGCAAGCGGCTGGTGGAGCGGATTCAGACCGGAGGGGTGCGGGCGGTTTTCGCCACGGGCCAGCTCATCGGCGAGGGGTTTGACGCCAGCAACCTGACCACGCTTTTTCTGGCCACGCCGGTCAAGTTCAGCGGACGGCTCGTGCAGTACCTGGGCCGGGTGCTGCGGCCGGGAGCCGGAAAAGTTCAACCAAGGGTTTATGATTTCGTGGACAGCCGGGTCGGCGTGCTGGAGGCCGCGGCCAGGGCCAGGGCCGAGGTCTATGCCGGACTCACCACTTCCGGTTCACGTAACGGATGA
- a CDS encoding TrkA family potassium uptake protein — protein sequence MEKREFGIVGLGKFGMSLGQALRSHGQVVVGVDSDPDKVKAASEILTQAYLAEATDKVALKQLRFADFSEVIVSTGGSMEASILITLFLKELGCRRVTVKAISRDHEKVLRKVGADEVIFPERYAADQLAAKLAVPGLIDYLPLGHNVILKEVEVDRWAAKSLRELNLTNAFGIQVVAVKVAGEKNFTFVPRADRPLQRGDVLAVIGRGENLVDLDS from the coding sequence ATGGAAAAACGGGAATTCGGCATCGTCGGCCTGGGCAAGTTCGGCATGAGCCTGGGGCAGGCCCTGCGCAGTCACGGCCAGGTCGTGGTCGGTGTGGACAGCGACCCGGACAAGGTCAAGGCCGCGTCGGAGATCCTGACCCAGGCCTATCTGGCCGAGGCCACGGACAAGGTGGCCCTCAAGCAGCTGCGCTTCGCGGATTTCAGCGAGGTCATCGTCAGCACGGGCGGGTCCATGGAGGCGAGCATCCTCATCACGCTTTTCCTCAAGGAACTGGGCTGCCGTCGGGTCACGGTCAAGGCCATCAGCCGGGATCACGAAAAGGTGCTGCGCAAGGTCGGAGCCGACGAGGTCATCTTTCCGGAACGTTATGCCGCCGACCAGCTGGCCGCCAAACTGGCCGTGCCGGGCCTGATCGACTATCTGCCCCTGGGGCATAACGTTATTCTCAAGGAAGTCGAGGTTGACCGCTGGGCAGCCAAGAGCCTGCGCGAGCTTAATCTGACCAACGCTTTTGGCATCCAGGTCGTGGCCGTGAAGGTGGCTGGCGAGAAAAATTTCACCTTCGTGCCCCGCGCCGACCGGCCCCTGCAACGCGGCGATGTTCTGGCTGTTATCGGGCGCGGCGAAAATTTGGTGGATCTGGATTCCTGA
- a CDS encoding potassium transporter TrkH, protein WLDAMFTSVSATCVTGLAVVDTGATFSTVGLIVLAALIQIGGLGVMTYTSLVFYMWRRRVSMTDRIAVGQSLLSDPAFHLGRFLKQMVLVCLCVESAGAVALHVFSLGGIDWFSAFFHAISAFCNAGFALYPDNLMGFAGNVPINFVFMALIVLGGIGFYVLVEVPGYLRARLRRRGDARLSWQSAVVVRTSFWLIVVGWMIFFWTEFRQNGTHVFMTLLQTLFQSVTARTAGFNTMDIGAMTDTALFVMILLMVIGGSPASCAGGIKTTTLRVLLSFGVAQIKGREQVVVDGYGVDFSTINKAMTLSIMALVLILGSVFVLTITEGANISHQMVRGKFIELFFEATSAFGTVGLSTGLTPHLSAPGKIVIMALMFVGRLGPIVFLTMLQTWQTREHFSRAEKSMLIG, encoded by the coding sequence TGGCCTGGGCGTCATGACCTACACCAGCCTGGTTTTTTACATGTGGCGTCGGCGGGTTTCCATGACCGACCGCATCGCCGTGGGCCAGTCCCTGCTCAGTGACCCGGCCTTCCATCTGGGCCGATTTCTGAAGCAGATGGTTCTGGTCTGCCTGTGCGTCGAATCCGCCGGGGCCGTGGCCCTGCATGTCTTCAGCCTGGGCGGGATCGACTGGTTCAGCGCGTTTTTTCATGCCATTTCCGCCTTCTGCAACGCCGGCTTCGCCCTGTATCCGGACAATCTGATGGGATTTGCCGGTAACGTGCCCATCAATTTTGTGTTCATGGCGCTCATTGTTCTGGGCGGAATCGGCTTCTACGTTCTGGTCGAAGTGCCCGGATATCTGCGCGCCCGGCTGCGGCGTCGCGGGGACGCGCGTCTGAGTTGGCAGAGCGCCGTGGTTGTCCGCACCAGTTTTTGGCTCATCGTGGTCGGCTGGATGATCTTTTTCTGGACGGAATTTCGGCAGAACGGAACCCATGTCTTCATGACCCTGCTCCAGACCCTGTTCCAGTCGGTCACGGCGCGCACGGCCGGATTCAACACCATGGACATCGGAGCCATGACCGACACGGCCCTGTTCGTCATGATTCTGCTCATGGTCATCGGCGGCTCGCCGGCCTCGTGCGCCGGCGGCATCAAGACCACGACCCTGCGCGTGCTGCTGTCTTTTGGCGTGGCCCAGATCAAGGGCCGGGAACAGGTGGTGGTCGATGGCTACGGCGTGGATTTTTCGACCATCAACAAGGCCATGACCCTGTCCATCATGGCCCTTGTCCTCATTCTGGGCTCGGTTTTCGTGCTGACCATCACCGAGGGCGCCAACATTTCGCATCAGATGGTCCGGGGCAAGTTCATCGAGCTGTTTTTCGAGGCGACCTCGGCCTTTGGCACCGTGGGCCTGAGCACGGGCCTGACGCCCCACCTGTCCGCGCCGGGCAAGATCGTCATCATGGCGCTCATGTTCGTGGGCCGGCTGGGGCCCATCGTCTTTCTGACCATGCTCCAGACGTGGCAGACCAGGGAACATTTTTCGCGTGCGGAAAAAAGCATGCTCATCGGGTAG
- a CDS encoding thioesterase, with product MRVQIDLPEYWLFRTTLAVRVGDINYGGHLGNDRVLALAQEARVRWLAELGLSEVDVGGVGLIMADAAVTYHREAFMGDELQIALGAADVRRSSFDLVFWFSRLDDGEEIARVKTGMVCFDYGARKVARLPADFARCLTRDA from the coding sequence ATGCGCGTACAGATCGATCTTCCCGAATACTGGTTGTTCCGGACAACGCTTGCCGTGCGGGTCGGGGACATCAACTATGGCGGTCATCTGGGAAACGACCGGGTGCTGGCCCTGGCCCAGGAGGCACGGGTGCGCTGGCTGGCCGAGCTGGGCCTGTCCGAGGTCGATGTCGGCGGAGTGGGCCTGATCATGGCCGACGCGGCCGTGACCTACCACCGCGAGGCGTTCATGGGCGATGAGCTGCAAATCGCCCTGGGCGCGGCCGACGTGCGCCGTTCCAGCTTCGACCTGGTCTTCTGGTTCAGTCGCCTGGATGACGGCGAGGAGATCGCCAGGGTCAAGACCGGCATGGTCTGCTTCGACTATGGCGCGCGCAAGGTGGCCCGGCTGCCCGCGGATTTCGCCCGTTGCCTGACGCGGGACGCATGA